The genomic region CCGGCGATCTCGGCATCAAGGACAAGATCCGGATCTATTCCGCCGACGTGTCGACAGCCGACATCCAGGAGATCACCGAAGAGGGTAGCCCATGGGTTGCCACCGTCGCGACCAACCCGGCAGTCGTCGGAGCGGTCTCGGTCCGCGCGGCGGCCCTGGAGATTGCCGGTCAGCCCGTGCCTCACCAGATCACGGTCGAGCCTACCCTTTTGACCCAGGCAGCTCTCCGCACCGCCGGCGTCAAAACAATCGAAGACCTGGCTGCCAAGCTGCCGGCCTTCAATACGAGCGGCGCGGCCACTGCCAGCTGGATCCCGCAGGCATTGTTCTGATCATCGGCGGCGAGGGCAGGGCGTTTCCTACGCCTTGCCCTCCGCATTTTTCAATTGGAGGATTTGAAATGAGCCAGTCGAATGTCGTCTTCGCCGCAACCCACGGCATCGGGCGCGAAGCACTGTTTTCGAGGGCGGTCGAGCTTTCCGCAGATTTCGCCCGTCGCGGTGCGGAACTTGATCGTGATGGCCGGCCGCCTATCCCCGAAATTGTCCGGTTGAAGAACGCCGGTCTTCTCAATGCGCTGCACGCGGCCGAGATCGGCGGGGGCGGCCTAGACTGGATCGATGCGCTGAAGCTTGTGAGGATCATTGCCCGTGGCGAAAGCTCGCTTGGGCAGCTGCTTGGCTATCACTACGTCAACAGCCAGTCGATCTACTGGTCCTTCGCCGACCAGTCGCGCGCCAAGGCGCTTGGCATTGAGACGGTTGCGCGCAGCCTCTACTGGGGCGCTGCCGTCAATCCCCGAGATCCGGGACTGGTGTTAACGTGGCGCGGCAACGGCTATGTGCTGAACGGCCGGAAAACGTTTTCGACCGCTGCACGCGTCTCCGACTACATCAACGCCAATGCCCTGCTCGATGGCCAGATCGTCAATTTTGCCGTTCCGACCGACCGACCCGGCTATATCGCCAATGACGACTGGGACAACATGGGCCAGCGACTGTCGGACAGCGGCAGCGTGGAGTTCCGCGATTTCCCGGTCTATGAGGGCGATTTCGTCGCGCCGCCTGCGGATGCCGATGCGCCGCCGCCCGTGCTCGCGACCTTCAATACGCCGCTCATTCAGCTGGTGTTCGTCAATTTCTACCTCGGCACCGCCGAAGGGGCACTGGCTGCGGCGCTGGATTATGTTCGCACGACCACGCGTCCCTGGATCACCTCCGGCGTTGCTCGCGCTGGCGACGATCCCTATATCCTGGAGCGGGTCGGCGAATTCACGGCATCCCTGAAAGCCTCGGTCGCACTTGCGGATCTCGCCGCAACGGCCGTTCAGGCAGCCCTGTCCCGCGGCCACGATGCAACCGCCCGTGAACGCGGTGAAGCGGCGGCAGAGGCCTACGCTGCCAAGGTTCACGCAACGCATGTTTCGCTCGACATCACTTCGAAAGTCTTCGA from Rhizobium tumorigenes harbors:
- a CDS encoding acyl-CoA dehydrogenase family protein, translating into MSQSNVVFAATHGIGREALFSRAVELSADFARRGAELDRDGRPPIPEIVRLKNAGLLNALHAAEIGGGGLDWIDALKLVRIIARGESSLGQLLGYHYVNSQSIYWSFADQSRAKALGIETVARSLYWGAAVNPRDPGLVLTWRGNGYVLNGRKTFSTAARVSDYINANALLDGQIVNFAVPTDRPGYIANDDWDNMGQRLSDSGSVEFRDFPVYEGDFVAPPADADAPPPVLATFNTPLIQLVFVNFYLGTAEGALAAALDYVRTTTRPWITSGVARAGDDPYILERVGEFTASLKASVALADLAATAVQAALSRGHDATARERGEAAAEAYAAKVHATHVSLDITSKVFEIIGARATASKYRFDRYWRNVRTHTLHDPVFYKAREVGDFVLNGTIPEVSLYS